A segment of the Pantoea sp. At-9b genome:
AACTTACCTGCTGGGCGTGGACGAGCTCTACATCGAGCCGGGTTACAACGTTCGCGAGATTAACCAGACGCACGTTGAAGAATTCCGTGATGCGTTTATTGCAGGTGAGCATGTTCCGCCGCTGGCCGTTCAGGTGACAGAGCAGGGCGTTAAGATTATCGACGGCCATCACCGCTGGCATGGCGCGAAGCTGGCACAGGCAGCAGGCCATGAAATCCGTCTGGAGTGCAAAGACTTCGTAGGCAATGAAGCGGACCGTATCGCTTTCATGATCACAAGCAGCCAGGGCCAGGCATTGGAACCGCTGGAACGTGCCGCCGGGTATCAGCGCATGATCAATCAGGGCTTGGAACCGGCGGAAATCGCCAGGAAGGTGAAGCGCTCACCCGCTGATGTTGATCATCACCTCCAGCTCCTGACCGTGGGCGATGGCCTGCTTGCGATGGTTAAAACCGGCGAAGTTGCCGCGACGACCGCTGTAGCAATGGTGCGGGAGCATGGAGCCAAAGCCGAGACGGTAGCCAAAACCCAACTGGAGAAAGCCAAAGCCAGCGGCAAGAAGAAACTGACCCGTTCCGCCGCCATGCCCCAGTTCAGCGCAACCAAAGCACGCCGCCTTGTTGAGCTGCTGTGTGATGCCCGCTACATGGGTGTAGTTGATGGTGAAGCAGTGCTGTATCACGATGATAAATATACTGCTGAAATCCGGTCCATCCTCAACGAATACCGCGATGCCACTGAGCATAACGGGGAGGAAGCCTAATGAAATACCTTGCGTATTTAGCGTGGCTTTTGGGTAGCTCCCTGTTTGCTTTTGGCTTGGGGGCCAGCCAACAGGCTGAGATGGTTTCCGGTTCGATTTTGGCTGGCGCATCTCTCATTGCTCTTTCAATAGCGGGGGCCATGAAATGACTTACCAACTCGTCTACGCCGATCCTCCATGGCCCTATAACAACAACATCAGCAATGGTGCTGCTACCGATCACTATCAGACCATGTCTATGGCTGACCTTAAGCGCCTGCCCGTGTGGGCGCTGGGTGCTGAAAACTCAGTCTTGGCTATGTGGTACACCGGCACCCACAACCAGGAAGCGCGAGAGCTGGCTGAATCATGGGGATATCGCGTCCGCACCATGAAGGGCTTCACATGGGTGAAGTTGAATCAACTGGCAGAGAAGCGCTTTAACCGCGCCCTGGAAGAACATTCAATTCACGACTTTAACGACCTGCTGGACATGCTCAACGCTGAAACCCGCATGAACGGTGGCAACCACACCCGCAGCAATACCGAGGACGTTCTGATCGCCACACGCGGCACTGGCCTGCCACGCGCCAGCGCATCGGTTAAGCAGGTTGTGTATTCATGCCTGGGCGAACACAGCGCGAAGCCGTGGGAAGTGCGTAACCGCCTGGAGCAACTTTATGGTGACGTGTCACGCATTGAATTATTCGCGCGTACCGCCGCTGAGGGCTGGGATTGCTGGGGCAACCAGTGTGACAGCAGTGTTCAACTGATCGCCGGGAGGGTGGCATGACAAGCAAAGAGCAGCTCCAGAAACAGGGGAAGCCAAATAGCATCCAGGATATCTACATGAAAGCCGGTGCTGAAGTAGCGCTGAAAATGGCCGAGGTGTGCGCCAAAAAGATACAGGAGGCTGGATGAAATTAACCCTGCCATTCCCTCCAACAGTAAACACCTACTGGCGTAACACGCCAAAGGGAGTATTAATCAGCGCCTCCGGGCGCTCTTTCCGTTCCAGTGCGATCGCGAGTGTGCTGGAGCAGTTAAAGCGCCGACCCAAGCCGATCACCACTGATGTGCAGGTGAATGTGATCCTGTACCCGCCAACTCGATTAAGGCGCGACCTGGACAACTACCAGAAAGCGCTATTCGACAGCCTGACGCATGCCGGTGTATGGCTGGACGACAGCCAGATTAAGCGAATCATCATTGAGTGGGGGCCAGTCATCAAAGACGGCAAAGCTGAGGTGACGATCAGTGAATATCAGGCGGTGGACGCATGAGGGCATTGCTGACACCTGAGCTTGTTCCGCGCATTGGGGTTGTGCTGTTTAAACCTGGCAAAGATTTGCATTCGTTGTTCCGTGGCCGCGTCCTGATCAGCACCCCAACATCAGAAATGGCAGACCTGCCATCAGGCTTAATCAATGACAGCAGCCAGCCATTACTGGACGAAAAATCACTGGCTGTGTTCTTTCAAGATGGCCGGGTGATCAGAGCTGCTGGTGGCTGGGAAGCGCATGATGCGTGGGTGCAAAAAATTAACGCCTGCCAGCTTCAGAAAAAGGATTCGTATCATCATCCGCATTACACTACCTTGCGGACCGAATCGGGAACGGTTTGCCTGTGCTATCACGATGATAATTCTGCCCGTTTGAATGGCTTGCCGGCGCAACTCGAAGAGGTCGCAACCGGCAACATGGCCCGCTGGATTATTGAGTCGGCATGCGTCCATATGGGGTTAGGTTCGGATCATCGGATGACGTTGCCTGAGCTGTGCTGGTGGGCCTGCCTCAATGACGTAACGGACCTGATACCTGAAGCGCCAGCGCGCCGTGTGCTGCGTATGCCAGCGGAGAAACCGGCAACAGGCGAACTGAAGGAATCACGCATACAGCCGGAACGGGCCGCACGGGAAGTGATACAGGAAGCGGCGGAGGTGGTTAAAGCCGTCATCAACCTGGCTATCGACCCGGAATCACCGGAATCATTCATGAAGCGGCCAAAGCGCCGACGACTGGAAAACGAGAAGTACACGCGGTGGGTAAAAGCGCAGCCATGCGCCTGCTGTAATAAGCCAGCAGATGACCCGCACCATATCATCGGATACGGACAGGGAGGGATGGGAACCAAGGCACATGATTTGTTTGTGATACCGCTTTGCAGGGCGCATCACGACGAACTCCACCGCGACCCGGTGGCATTCGAAAACAAATACGGGAGCCAGATAGAACTGCTGTTCAGATTCCTTGATCACTCGATTGCAGTTGGTGTGATTGGGATAGCGAAAAAATAAAACGGTATGGAGAAATAATAATGCGTGACATGTCACGAGTATTAGAACGTTGGGCAGGCTGGGCGCGCTCGGAAAATAGCGGTGTGGATTATTCAGCGATAGCTGCCGGTTTCAAAGGACTACTTCCCCAAACATCAAAAATGACACTTTCTTGCAGTGATGATGATGGGTTGATGATTGAATCATGTTTAGCCCGCTTGAGAATTAAACGACCTGATGAACATCAACTTATTCTGCTGCATTACTTTTACAATGTCCCAAAACGTAAGCTGGCACAACGTGCTAAACGCGATGAGAAGCTGATCAGAATCCAGATTCAGATGGCTGAGGGCTTTATAGAAGGATGTCTGGCCTGGCTGGATGTTAAGCTGGATATGGATGCAGAAGTAGAGACAGAAAAAAATATTGAAAAAAAGCTAACGCGGTCCGCAATATCGTTGTTAGTGTGATAAGAGTCGTTACTACGCAGTACTACTTATCATCGAAACCTCGCCAACTGGCGGGGTTTTTTGCTTTATGGGGCGAGGAATGTCAAAGCCGAATGAACAGCAATTAACTTTCCGTCCGGCAAGCGAACTGCCTACCGCCGAACTGCGTGATCGTGAGGTACTGATATTAAATCCCTGTGATGGTTATCACATTGGATACATCAAAGCGTTTGAGGAAAATGGCGAGGTTTATGACGTTGGAATTTATACGTGGTTAGGTAAGGAATTTGAGCCACATGATTTTTATGTAGCTTGGGCGCTCCTCCCCAATATTGATGACCGCGATTCCATTATTAAGCTCTTTGAAGGAGCAAAAGGCTAACGCCTGAATTAAAAAAGATTATCCCTGCGGCTGACGAGCCAGGTAATTAATCGCCGACGTGCGTCAGGGTCTTAATAACACGCTACAGCAGCGGGGTAGCGCCCGCACCTTTTCAGATGCCAGCCATAGAGTTGGCTTTTTTATTTTCTGACTACAGACAGCACCGACCGTAACTACGGAGGTGAGAGACCATGAAGATGAACAATGACCCGCATTCATGGCCGGATGTTTACGAGCTACTTAATAGCTGGTGGCGCGGTGAAACGCCGGTTGGTGCAGTGCTGCTTGCATTTGTCATGGCAGGCTTACGAATTTATTACAGCGGCGGCGGCTGGAAAAAAGTGCTGCTTGAAGGTTTGCTGTGTGGCGCACTGACGCTCACTGTTGCATCCAGCCTGGAATATCTGTCGTTACCCAAGAGCCTCTCGATTGCCATCGGCGGCGGGATTGGTTTTGTTGGCGTGGAACAATTCAGAAAACTGCTTTTGAACGTTCTCAATATTCGTTTCGGCGGCAATCCAAAGGATTAATTATGACGCGTGACCAGATATTCGATGCAATCCTGGGTAAAGAGGGTGGTTACGTGAGCAACCCGGCTGATAAAGGCGGACCCACCCGCTGGGGAATAACCGAAGCGACAGCAAGAGCACATGGCTACAGTGGTGATATGCGGGTGCTTCCGCGAGAAACGGCGCTGGCTATTCTCACTGCTGATTACTGGACTGGCCCACGCTTTGACCAGGTTGCGGCGGTGTCTTCGGTTATCGCTGCTGAAATATGCGATACCGGCGTAAATATGGGGCCATCAGTCCCTGCGAAATGGCTACAGCGGTGGCTCACGGCTATGAACAGCGGCGGCACACTTTACCCTGACCTGACTCCTGACGGTCAGATTGGCCCGCGTACCATTGTTGCTTTAACAGCATTCCTTAAGGTCCGGGGGAAAGAAGGCGAATCAGTGTTGCTTAAAGCACTGAATTGCAGCCAGGGTGCTCGTTATCTCGAACTCGCCGAACAGCGTTCCGCCAATGAAACCTTCCTGTATGGATGGGTAAAGGAGCGCGTAGGCCTATGAAACTGGTCGATGACTGGAAACGCTGCTGGCGCTGGTTTTCCATCCATTGTCTGGCGCTTGCCGGTGCTATCCCTGCAACATGGGCGACTCTCCCCGATGACCTGAAATCACACATCCCGGCTGAATGCATGGGAACGGTAACGCTGGTTGTTGCTGTGTGCGGGGTTGTAGGTCGCCTCGTAGACCAGAGGAAGCGGCCATGACGGCAGAGATTAAAGCGGCGCTTGTTGTGCTGCTGCTTATCATTCTCCTTAGCCTGGTTGGTGGTGGTGCATATCTGGGTTACCAGTACAAAAGCAACAGTGCTCGCGCCGATGCTGCCGAGAAAACAGCGAACCAGTCCAGCATGGTTACAGCCAACGTTCTGAAGACGGTTTCTATCATCAACAGCATTGTCCAGGCGAATGCAGATGCAAAGCAGAAAACAGACCAGCAATCAGCGGAGCGTATCGTTGTTATTCAAAAGGCCGTTGCTGCTGATGAGTGCGCTAAGCGTCCTGTGCCTGCCGCTGCTGTTGAGCAGTTGCGGAACCACGCGAACCGAATACATGCAGGTGCCACCCGTACAAATACCGGCAAGCCTGCTGATTGACTGTGTGATACCTGAAATCCCTTACCAGATGACGTGGAGCGACAGCCTGACGCTTAACGAGCAACTGCTGGCCGTGATTGAGAAATGCAATCAGGACAAAGCAGACATCCGTACCATTGAACAATCCAGACAGGAACAAGCCAAATGACCTTTTATGAAACTATCATGCTGTGGTTCTCGACCATCGTTTCCGCGCTGTATCTCATCGCTGGTGGCTGGGTAAAAATTCGCGATTATTTCAAGGCTAAGTCGCAGGCGAAAGCAGACGCGATTGAGGCTGAAGTGCAGACGCGTCTGAAGGCAGCGCAGGCGGTTAGCAATGATGCTCCGGCAGCAACAGCAACATCCGTAGCTGGCTCAGTTAATGAATCAGAAGTGGCAGCATAGTTAATTATATGAATCGATTGTATATTTCGGTAGCAACTTTTATCAAAGCGGCGTAGTGAGTTGTGAATTACACTCATTTGGTTACAGCCATGAGGTAATTGAAATGAAAAGTAATGAATCAGCTTACATTGATGACACAGGTAAACTGGCCGTTATCGATATTTTTGACTCAGTCAGACACGTTCCGCTTGCGGAAGTTGATACACCTGAGCAACTGATTCAGCAACTCCAACTGTTGACCTCGCAAAGTAGTTTCAGTCATAAAGCATTGGATATGGCTTTTGAGATAATGGCTGAAAAAATCGGCCTTGGTGCCGGTTGCTGATTCGGTGGGTGAGTTTAATAAGTTTTCATCACAAGGCGCATTCTTGCGAGTGCGTCTGATGATGTAAAAAAAGCCCCCTGGACAGAAGGGGGCTAACCAATTGAGGGAAGGGATCGAAATTCCGTTTTATATTTACGGATAAATTATAGTACACAGGAACTCAGTTGATGGTGTCATCCGGGGTAAGTTGGACGACCATCTCAAGAGCTTGACGATAAACATCGAGCTTTATCACATCGTTTTCGGATTCAAGCTTTTCGAGTAAGGAATGGATGATGTCTTTGTTGCCAACAACCGCCTTACGAGATGATAAATCCTGATAAATCTCTACTAACACAGCTTTCTCGCTTACGAATTGTGAATCCATACTTTTTAAGTAAACGGAGAGCTGAGATTCCATCGGTGTTATCTGTTCCATCTTAAGCCTCAAATGAGTGGCTGCTTTATGAAGCATACCGGGCTGTGGGAATAGTAAGTTTAGCTGTGTATCTGTTAGTCGTTCAAAAAATAGCCTCTGAAGGTGAAAATCCGTAACACCTTCAGAGGCGATGCAAAGCACCATTCGTTCAAGGAACTTATTGACACCTAAAAACCTATGCAACAAATCTGATCTTGTACAATTTATTTTTGATCATTGTGTGTGGTCATATGAGTTGATAGCAAACTGATTCAGTGCATTAAGAAGAATCCACCGACAAGAGATAACGGTTAGCTATGCTGTGAAGCGTTTCGATGCTGTGAAGTTTATTCTCTTCACTCGGATTATTCCTGGCGTTAATGTATAGCCTCCACTTTGAAAAGGAGGCTTTCATGTCAGTCCAATTCCCAAAAGTTATTGATATTGATTTGGCTAAGTCAACATATGACGAACACCACGGAAACTTTTACTTTAAGTTGGATAAACAGGTAGAAGAACGCTGGAAACAGCATTTTAGAGATGCTTGCCAGCAAGAAGGCGCTGATTGTTTTTATACTAACCAACCTACAATTAATGAGAACGAGTGGGTAGTAGCTTATGCTGAGATAGAAGGCGAGAATGACCTTAAAACTGTCTTGTATCATATCAAGCATGCGGTTGCGGTTGCTAATCAGGAGCTAAGAGAGATTGTTGATGCTGAGAAGGCTGAAGAAGCAAAGAAGAAAGCGGCTCGCAATGAACTTGAACAAAAAGTGAAGAGAATTGCCGGTGGACTTGATTTTAATTAACTCGCTACGCTCTTAACAGACCGCCTTAGGGCGGTTTTTTATTTTGTGCTCAAAACTGCATTCACTGAGTCCACTTTTCAGCATAAACACAATGAATCATCGGCTGACGTTCTCACCATTGCCGATGATTTGTCACGTTCAGAGGTTTGATCATGCCAGCACTTATCCCCAGAGCCTGCCGAAAGCGCGGATGTGGTGGCACAACTACCGACCGCTCCGGCTATTGCGTGGCACATCGCAATGAAGGATGGCAACAGCATCAGCAGGGCAAGAGCCGCCATGAGCGTGGCTATGGGAGTCAGTGGGATATCAGACGCGCACGCATTCTGAAGCGTGATAATCACCTGTGTCAGAGCTGCCTGCGGAATGGCCGAGCTGTTGAAGCGAAGACCGTCGATCACATCTTAGCCAAAGCACATGGGGGAACCGATGATGATTCGAACCTCGAAAGCCTGTGCTGGCCCTGTCATCACGGCAAAACGTCACGCGAACGGCTCAAATGATATCGATTCTCAATTGTATCTGAGGTGGGGAGGGGCGGGTCAAATCTCTGGAGCCTTTCGCGCTCAGGACCGCCGCCTAGCCTTTATTCACACCGCCGCAGGTTAGAGAACTTTTTTTTGGGGTATCCCCACCAAGCATTAATAGGAGTTTTCGATTATGTCTGGACCTCCGAAAACCCCGACCCATCTACGTTTGGTGAGGGGTAACCCATCGAAGCGCCCGATTAACAAAAGCGAACCAAAACCAGTGAAAGGGGTTCCCCCTACACCAAAGCATTTTGATAAGCAGGGTAAGTACTGGTTCAAGCGAATGGCTGAAGAACTGGATGCTGTCGGCGTGATATCACAGCTTGATGCCCGTGCATTGGAAATGCTCGTTGAATCTTATGTTGAATACCGCCATCACTGCGACACATTGAGTCGCGAGGGCTACACCTACGCTGTTTACAGTGAAGAAGGGCCAGATGAAGGAAAAGAACGTGAGATTCGCATGATAAAGGCTCATCCGGCGGCAATCATGAAGGCTGACGCCTGGAAACGTCTCCGCGCGATGCTCTCAGAATTTGGCATGACGCCAGCAAGTCGATCAAAGGTCAATGCGCAAAGCCCTGATGAGGTTGATCCGCTGGCAGAATTTATGAGTGCGAGGGACTAATGGCAAAAGTAAACGAAGGTATACGCTACGCCGAGCGCGTTGTAGCGGGGGATATTATTGCCTGTGAGTATGTCCGGTTGGCCTGCCAGCGATTTCTGGACGATCTCAGGCATGGTGAAGAACGCGGCATTTTTTTTAGTGAACCCCGCGCCCAGCATATCCTGAATTTTTATAAATTCGTTCCTCATGTCAAAGGTGCACTGGCAGGCCAGCCCATCGAGCTGATGGACTGGCATATTTTCATCCTGATCAACATTTACGGATTCGTTATTCCGCTGGTCGATGAAAGCACAGGTGAAGTCGTACTCCGCAATGACGGGAGTGGTCGCCCGGTCATGGTGCGCCGGTTCCGTACAGCTTATAACGAAGTCGCACGTAAAAACGCCAAATCAACACTATCTTCAGGCGTTGGTTTGTACATGACTGGTGCAGATAGCGAGGGGGGCGCGGAGGTCTATTC
Coding sequences within it:
- a CDS encoding HNH endonuclease, yielding MPALIPRACRKRGCGGTTTDRSGYCVAHRNEGWQQHQQGKSRHERGYGSQWDIRRARILKRDNHLCQSCLRNGRAVEAKTVDHILAKAHGGTDDDSNLESLCWPCHHGKTSRERLK
- a CDS encoding DUF968 domain-containing protein, whose product is MRALLTPELVPRIGVVLFKPGKDLHSLFRGRVLISTPTSEMADLPSGLINDSSQPLLDEKSLAVFFQDGRVIRAAGGWEAHDAWVQKINACQLQKKDSYHHPHYTTLRTESGTVCLCYHDDNSARLNGLPAQLEEVATGNMARWIIESACVHMGLGSDHRMTLPELCWWACLNDVTDLIPEAPARRVLRMPAEKPATGELKESRIQPERAAREVIQEAAEVVKAVINLAIDPESPESFMKRPKRRRLENEKYTRWVKAQPCACCNKPADDPHHIIGYGQGGMGTKAHDLFVIPLCRAHHDELHRDPVAFENKYGSQIELLFRFLDHSIAVGVIGIAKK
- a CDS encoding DUF1378 family protein; amino-acid sequence: MTFYETIMLWFSTIVSALYLIAGGWVKIRDYFKAKSQAKADAIEAEVQTRLKAAQAVSNDAPAATATSVAGSVNESEVAA
- a CDS encoding phage terminase small subunit P27 family; translation: MSGPPKTPTHLRLVRGNPSKRPINKSEPKPVKGVPPTPKHFDKQGKYWFKRMAEELDAVGVISQLDARALEMLVESYVEYRHHCDTLSREGYTYAVYSEEGPDEGKEREIRMIKAHPAAIMKADAWKRLRAMLSEFGMTPASRSKVNAQSPDEVDPLAEFMSARD
- a CDS encoding ParB N-terminal domain-containing protein — encoded protein: MSNLLQVYKNKDDTETNITVRKTYLLGVDELYIEPGYNVREINQTHVEEFRDAFIAGEHVPPLAVQVTEQGVKIIDGHHRWHGAKLAQAAGHEIRLECKDFVGNEADRIAFMITSSQGQALEPLERAAGYQRMINQGLEPAEIARKVKRSPADVDHHLQLLTVGDGLLAMVKTGEVAATTAVAMVREHGAKAETVAKTQLEKAKASGKKKLTRSAAMPQFSATKARRLVELLCDARYMGVVDGEAVLYHDDKYTAEIRSILNEYRDATEHNGEEA
- a CDS encoding biofilm development regulator YmgB/AriR family protein, producing the protein MEQITPMESQLSVYLKSMDSQFVSEKAVLVEIYQDLSSRKAVVGNKDIIHSLLEKLESENDVIKLDVYRQALEMVVQLTPDDTIN
- a CDS encoding RusA family crossover junction endodeoxyribonuclease, whose translation is MKLTLPFPPTVNTYWRNTPKGVLISASGRSFRSSAIASVLEQLKRRPKPITTDVQVNVILYPPTRLRRDLDNYQKALFDSLTHAGVWLDDSQIKRIIIEWGPVIKDGKAEVTISEYQAVDA
- a CDS encoding MT-A70 family methyltransferase, producing the protein MTYQLVYADPPWPYNNNISNGAATDHYQTMSMADLKRLPVWALGAENSVLAMWYTGTHNQEARELAESWGYRVRTMKGFTWVKLNQLAEKRFNRALEEHSIHDFNDLLDMLNAETRMNGGNHTRSNTEDVLIATRGTGLPRASASVKQVVYSCLGEHSAKPWEVRNRLEQLYGDVSRIELFARTAAEGWDCWGNQCDSSVQLIAGRVA
- a CDS encoding glycoside hydrolase family 108 protein, with translation MTRDQIFDAILGKEGGYVSNPADKGGPTRWGITEATARAHGYSGDMRVLPRETALAILTADYWTGPRFDQVAAVSSVIAAEICDTGVNMGPSVPAKWLQRWLTAMNSGGTLYPDLTPDGQIGPRTIVALTAFLKVRGKEGESVLLKALNCSQGARYLELAEQRSANETFLYGWVKERVGL
- a CDS encoding antiterminator Q family protein encodes the protein MRDMSRVLERWAGWARSENSGVDYSAIAAGFKGLLPQTSKMTLSCSDDDGLMIESCLARLRIKRPDEHQLILLHYFYNVPKRKLAQRAKRDEKLIRIQIQMAEGFIEGCLAWLDVKLDMDAEVETEKNIEKKLTRSAISLLV
- a CDS encoding phage holin, lambda family — protein: MKMNNDPHSWPDVYELLNSWWRGETPVGAVLLAFVMAGLRIYYSGGGWKKVLLEGLLCGALTLTVASSLEYLSLPKSLSIAIGGGIGFVGVEQFRKLLLNVLNIRFGGNPKD